The following are from one region of the Methanobacterium veterum genome:
- a CDS encoding hydantoinase/oxoprolinase family protein, with amino-acid sequence MKIAGFDIGGANTDLAVVDFDDQGNITGIKADFEYFPMWLKNNELGDALLRLLGDDLKDIDAVGICMTAELVDAYKTKREGVIDIAKKSKESFPVPVGFIGINGVLSFEELVERPDEVAAANWIATSKIAAEIEENCIMIDTGSTTTDIIPIKNGSECAKGRSDLERLKTGELVYSATLRTNLAAIVDKVPLGDEWVRVSSELFAATADIHTVLGNITEEDYSCSTCDGAGKSKEECMRRISRVICGDMDMLSESDIEKIAAYIYKRQAEKVAEALLEVSERENITKVVTTGLGMDIVGARAAEVAGLESTGMDTILKKDECVVAPAVGTALMMRDHIKD; translated from the coding sequence ATGAAAATTGCGGGATTTGACATAGGTGGAGCAAATACAGACCTGGCAGTGGTTGACTTTGATGATCAGGGTAATATAACAGGAATTAAAGCAGATTTTGAGTATTTTCCAATGTGGTTAAAAAATAATGAACTTGGTGATGCCCTTTTACGCTTACTTGGTGATGATTTAAAGGATATAGATGCTGTGGGCATTTGTATGACAGCAGAACTTGTGGATGCATATAAAACAAAGAGAGAAGGAGTAATAGACATTGCAAAAAAATCTAAGGAATCATTTCCGGTTCCTGTAGGTTTTATTGGAATAAATGGTGTTTTAAGTTTTGAAGAACTTGTTGAAAGGCCTGATGAAGTTGCTGCAGCAAACTGGATTGCAACATCTAAAATAGCAGCAGAAATAGAGGAAAATTGTATAATGATAGATACTGGAAGCACAACCACAGATATTATTCCAATTAAAAATGGATCTGAATGCGCTAAAGGTAGATCTGACCTTGAAAGATTAAAAACAGGAGAACTGGTATACAGCGCAACTCTCCGGACAAATTTGGCTGCAATAGTAGATAAAGTACCTTTAGGTGATGAATGGGTAAGGGTATCTTCAGAACTTTTCGCAGCCACTGCAGATATTCACACAGTACTTGGAAACATAACTGAAGAGGATTACAGCTGCAGTACCTGTGATGGGGCAGGAAAATCAAAAGAAGAGTGTATGCGAAGAATTTCAAGGGTTATTTGTGGAGATATGGATATGCTGAGTGAATCTGATATAGAAAAGATTGCAGCATATATCTACAAGAGACAAGCTGAAAAAGTTGCTGAAGCCCTTTTAGAAGTTTCAGAAAGGGAAAATATCACAAAAGTTGTAACAACTGGTCTTGGCATGGACATAGTTGGTGCAAGAGCAGCAGAAGTAGCTGGACTTGAATCAACAGGTATGGATACAATACTTAAAAAGGATGAATGTGTCGTTGCCCCTGCAGTTGGTACTGCGCTGATGATGAGGGACCACATAAAAGATTAA